A genome region from Thalassococcus arenae includes the following:
- a CDS encoding NAD(P)-dependent oxidoreductase translates to MKLALLGTGLMGLPMSRNLLKAGHELTVWNRTRTKAEPLAADGARIADAAGDAVKDAEIVISMLSDGPTVLALQRAVAGAMRPGALWIDMSSTKPEEARAQAAALAERGIDHLDAPVSGGTKGAEAATLAIMAGGEATAFARAEPVLKAMGRPVHVGPTGTGQLSKLANQTIVAVTIGAVAEAMLLAVQGGADPAALRNALKGGFADSVILQQHGERMTTGNFEPGGLTKFQIKDLDNVLAEAASLNLTLPMTQSVRDRFVTFMTEMDGGDRDHSGLYLELKQRNGLI, encoded by the coding sequence ATGAAACTCGCATTGCTGGGAACGGGCCTGATGGGCCTGCCGATGTCGCGCAATCTGCTGAAGGCCGGTCACGAACTGACGGTCTGGAACCGCACCCGGACCAAGGCCGAACCGCTTGCCGCGGACGGTGCGCGCATCGCCGACGCGGCGGGCGACGCGGTCAAGGACGCCGAAATCGTCATTTCCATGCTCAGCGACGGGCCGACGGTTCTGGCCCTCCAGCGCGCGGTTGCCGGCGCGATGCGGCCCGGCGCGCTGTGGATCGACATGTCGTCCACCAAACCCGAAGAGGCCCGCGCGCAGGCCGCCGCCCTGGCAGAACGCGGCATCGACCATCTCGACGCGCCGGTATCCGGCGGCACCAAGGGCGCCGAGGCCGCGACGCTGGCGATCATGGCGGGAGGCGAAGCGACGGCCTTTGCCCGGGCCGAGCCGGTTCTCAAGGCGATGGGCCGGCCCGTGCATGTCGGCCCCACCGGAACCGGTCAGCTGTCCAAGCTGGCCAATCAGACCATCGTCGCCGTGACCATCGGCGCCGTGGCCGAGGCGATGCTGCTGGCGGTGCAGGGCGGCGCCGATCCGGCGGCGTTGCGCAACGCGCTGAAGGGCGGGTTCGCCGACAGCGTGATCCTGCAACAGCACGGCGAACGCATGACCACCGGCAATTTCGAACCGGGCGGGCTGACCAAGTTCCAGATCAAGGATCTGGACAACGTTCTGGCCGAAGCCGCCAGCCTGAACCTGACCCTGCCGATGACGCAATCGGTGCGCGACCGTTTCGTCACCTTTATGACCGAAATGGATGGCGGCGACCGCGACCATTCCGGCCTTTATCTCGAACTCAAGCAGCGCAACGGACTGATCTGA
- a CDS encoding SDR family oxidoreductase yields the protein MDMGRLDGKRALVTAAGQGIGRASVLAMAAEGAQVFATDINEAALAGLGDGIEAFVLDVRDPDSVAQGMARARPDVLFNCAGFVHHGSVLEAQDEEWDFALDLNVRSMFRTMRAALPGMLERGGGSIINMSSACSSVIGAPNRFIYGTTKAAVIGMTKSVAVDFITRGIRCNCICPGTVESPSWHDRVKSLGEQVGSYEEALRQFVSRQPMGRVAKAEEIAALVVYLASDESAFTTGQPFVIDGGWSG from the coding sequence ATGGACATGGGTCGACTGGACGGCAAGCGCGCGCTGGTCACGGCGGCGGGCCAGGGGATCGGGCGCGCCAGCGTGCTGGCCATGGCGGCCGAAGGCGCGCAGGTCTTCGCCACCGACATCAACGAGGCCGCGCTGGCGGGCCTGGGAGACGGGATCGAAGCCTTCGTGCTGGATGTCCGCGATCCCGACAGCGTGGCGCAGGGCATGGCGCGGGCGCGGCCGGACGTGTTGTTCAACTGCGCGGGCTTCGTGCATCACGGCTCGGTCCTGGAAGCACAGGACGAGGAATGGGATTTCGCCCTGGACCTGAACGTCCGGTCGATGTTCCGTACCATGCGGGCGGCGCTGCCGGGGATGCTGGAACGCGGGGGCGGGTCGATCATCAACATGTCGTCGGCCTGTTCGTCGGTGATCGGCGCGCCCAACCGGTTCATCTATGGCACCACCAAGGCGGCGGTGATCGGGATGACGAAATCGGTGGCGGTGGATTTCATCACCAGGGGCATCCGCTGCAACTGCATCTGCCCCGGCACGGTGGAAAGCCCGTCCTGGCATGACCGGGTCAAGTCGCTGGGCGAACAGGTGGGCAGCTACGAAGAGGCGCTGCGCCAGTTCGTGTCGCGCCAGCCGATGGGCCGGGTTGCCAAGGCCGAGGAGATCGCGGCATTGGTGGTCTACCTGGCCAGCGACGAGTCGGCCTTTACCACCGGGCAGCCCTTCGTGATCGACGGCGGGTGGTCTGGCTGA